GGGAATTCACTGATTGCAAGGATGCTACCAAAATTTATCACATCGATCTTGTACTTGTTGATGAGAAGGTAAGATTTGGTAACAGCCCTGCAGACCTATATATTGTCATGGATATAATTATGTAGACTTGCTTATTTCCATGCTCTGTACTGTGCAGGGTGGCAGCATTCATGCACAGATATTCCCTCCACTTCTCCAGGTGTTCAAGCCTTTGCTGACAGAAGGAAAGGTTTATTATTTGGATTCATATCGTGTGAAAACATCCAACAAAAGCTATAGGCCAGTGGCCAATCCACTAATGATGACTTTCACTAAGTGGACATCTGTTGAGCAATGCCTTGATGTGCCTTTCAATTTCCCTACTGTTGTATACACTCTGACTCCTTTGAACGAGGTGTCAAACTTTGTGGACAAGAATGAGTCCTTTGTTGGTAAGACCTCCTGGGGTTATTTGTTTTATTAGCTATTTAGACTAATCAACTTAGATTGTGTTAATATGTTATATCCTTGTGTAGATGTCATCGGGTTCATTACTGAAATATCTACACCTACGATGCTACGTCCTAAGTCAAGGGATGCTAGCAGCTTGAAAAGGATAATTCAGATATGTGATGCAAAGTAATGTTTCCTATATAGCTCAATTCTTAGTTCATGTTTACTTAATTTTGTTAACTACTAATGTCTAACGAAAAAAGTTATCAAACAAGGCTAACATCCACTCTAATAAAGTTTACCTATCTTCTTAACATATCTGCCACATTATCTCCTTCTATCTTTTACACAAATAGCAATTCTACCTTGAATGTATCTCTGTGGGCTGAACAAGCACTGGCATTTGATGCTGAGAGTATACACAAAGCTGGACAAAGTGAGCCTCAAATTGTTCTGTTTGTTGGGACCCTTGCAAAGAACTATCCTGGCATAGGTAAAAAATATAACTACAGATGTATCTTTGCTTATGTAGAGCACTGCAACTAACTATTTTAACAATACAGGGTTAGCTCTGTCGAGAGGCTCTGCATGCAAGTGGTACATTAACATAAATGTACCTGAGATGGTTGATCTAAAGAATAGGTTGGTACTAGATACTAAATGTACTATAACCATCTATATggtcaaatttatttaaatgTTCTCTGATACATGCATTCTATTTTTTTCAGGATTGGAGCAAACTTCCAGCCAATCAAACTGCTTCAGGCACCAACCACAAACATTGCTGATGAAAATGCTGATGACAAAACTGTGAGAGAACTCTTGGACATGAATCCTCATAAAAACAGGGTAAGTGTAACTGCTTCAGGCACCAGCCACAAACATTGCTGATGAAAATGCTGATGACAAAACTGTGAGAGAACTCTTGGACATGAATCCTCATAAAAACAGGGTAAGTGTTCATTTGACGGTCCTAGAGAGCATTTGTTACATCTCACTACCTTCTCCTATTCTCAGTATTTTGGTTATTGTAACAGAGGACTCGATTTCAAGCAAATGTGACTATTCGGAAAATATGCAATGATAGCTCTTGGTGGTACAATTCATGCGAAAAGTGTCTTAGGGTTGTCAAACCATTTGGTTACACCTACAAGTGCACTGGTTGCTACAATATTGCAATGGCAGTACCAAGGTAATAGATCCTTAATTTTTGTTTTATCACTGTAACTACTTGTCACCCTGTTTACCTAAGCGAGATCATAATGTATAGGTACAAGTTATCGGTCTTAGCTGGGGACGATACTGCGGATGCTGTGTTTATTCTCTTTGGGAAAATAGCTCAGCGCATTGTGCGAAAGCCAGTTGAGCTTCTTGTCGAGCAGACACCCAGGGAGAGCAAATTTATCCTTGATGCAATAACAGCTCTGCTTGAGATATCATTTACATGGAATGTCAGCTTCACAGAGAATACACTTAGGACTGGGGATGTATCATTCCAGGTTAACAGTGTGATTTCCATGAGTGTTCTTGGGGAACCTCTTATGCTAATGTCCCCAGGACCAGCAGATTCTCCTGGTTCTTCAGCTATCATGTCACCTGGACCAAGCACTTCCATCATGTCACCCACAAGAACATCTGAGATTGCCATTTCCTCACCTCCATTAGCTACAATAGCTTCTCCAGTGACCAGGCGTGCAGCACCTCAAACACCAACTAGCATACTTTCTTTGGCTACCACAGAGCAAGCAAGTCATGTTGATCCACTGTCTCCACCCATGACTCAAGCAGTGGCCTCTGAGAGTACAGAAATGGTACTGCTTTCCATGCTTACAAATGTTTGCTCTAAACTATAAGAATATGTACATATCACAGTAAGAAGCTAACACTTTACTTGCAGAAACAGAAGGCTATTATTATTTCTGATGACATCACGCTGCCACTGGCTGCATCTATTCCAAACAGCTCAACCAAGAAAAGGTACATTCTTTAGACCCATTCAGATGCTATTTCATTGTTTTCATCGCTTCTTTGCTCAAACTACTTGTGTTGCTCGATAGAACCCGCCCACTTCAGGCTTCACCAACAGCTAAAAAACTGTTCACTGATGATGGTGCTCAGGAAAAGGAGGTTACTGACAGGTATTTCATGTTGAACTGCCATATCTACAGATACATATTATatgttatatataaattaaatgtttactCAAGCATTTCTTGTTGTTGCAGCCTGTCAGATACCGCTTGATCATATGCTCATCTGGCTGAAGTATTTTGGGCATTGACTTATGGAATCTTCATGGGCATGAGAAAGGAACAATAGCATGCTCACATGTCTAGATCTTTTGCTCCAGACTTTACTCCAGACTTTAGACTTTTATCTCTTATTAATTAGTACCAAGTGAAAATGTACTGCGATTTCTTTTGGACAACTACCTCTATGTATAAGTGCACCTATTATTATTATGCCAGCTATCATCCCACCACATGCTCAGGGTCCATTACTATTGCATCTGCGATAGCATGGCAATGAACTCTGAACAGTTGGCTCGGGCAAAGCTACATGGCACTAAACCATGTTAAGACTCATCGTTGTTTCTCTTATGTTGCTACCTTGCTATCAAAATTGAGCATATGCTCCATGGTTATATACTATTGTGTGACTATATGCTCCATGGTTATATGCTCTATGGTTATATACGATAGGGCGCGCGAAGCGCGCTTGATGTCTAGTGTAAAAGAAAGAGCTAAACTGAAATAGGAGTACCTTGTTTTTTCCATTGATGTTGATGACCCTGAAAGGGTGCCAGGATGAGTCGCTGATTTCAGCTTCCCACTTTGAATAGAGAAGCGCAGAATCAAGCTGTTTTTTAGTCAGTGTTTGTGTGCAAGCATTAGCAAATGCTTTTGGATCAAGCTCACCCATCCTCCTGATGCCAATGCTTGCGCGGCCACTTGTCAGCTCCTCCAAAGCCTGCACCCAAGATCAATTTGACCGAATAAATACAAAGAAAATTGATACAAGTTGgtcaaaaaataaatgaaaatataATTTAGGGCTCAGTCTTTCGTTTTCGGCATTTGTATTGGGGGTGCCGATATGGCAAAATTTCTTACGGAAATTTCGGTCTGAAATTATTTGAACTTTTGAACAAATATTGCCAATTCACAAAAAGtacaatcaaaatttaaaatcggCCAAAATAATATCACAATGGGGTCGATAGaaccgaaatttccgaaattcgTTCCGGAATTTCGAAGCAACTTACATGTATGAGCTGTTTGCGGATGGCCTGCAACTCATCGTTGATCGCCGGAGCCTGGTTGAGCGACTCCATTGCCGGCATTTCATCGGTCATCTTGCTCttggtgtcgtcgtcgtcgtcttggtTGAGCTTCTTCGACGTCGCGGCGATCCCCTGCATCTTCTTgctcaccgccggcggcggcggcggcgcaaagaGATCCGGGTTCTGCGCCCAGATGAGCCTCTGCCAGTAAGCGCCGTTGCGGCACGCGTCCGTACGCCGCCATCTCGCCATCTCCCTCATCTCGTTCTCCGCGAGCTCACAGAGGAGGGTGGCCCAGTCGACCCAGTGCGCCTCGCCGCGCCTCACCCTCTCCGCGGCGCGGTCCACCTCCCGGACGAGCCGGTCCGCCGTGTCCAGCTTCACCTGCGGCTCGACGTACGCCGCCATGaacgcgccgcggcggaggcggctgcggcggcgtcgaggtcggCGGCCGCGCGGATGTCGGGGCGCGTGCGCGGGAGGGCGAGCGCCTCGGCGAAGGCGACGCGGGAGACGACGATGCTCCCGCCGCGGACCTCGCTCCGCTTGGTCAGCGCGTTGTAGTTGGCGACGAGCTCGGCGACGAGGTCGGGGCGTGGGGAGGCGAGGTCGAGACGGACGaagtcgaggaggccgagggcgCGGAGGCCGGCGTCGTGGGTGGCGGACGGCGGAGCCGGCGGGTCGAGGAGGCGGAGCGGGGGAGGTGCGGGAGCCGCCGCTTGGTCCGAGCCCCGCCGACGCATTCCGCCGTTTGGCCGAGTACGGGGAGGAGGCGAGATTGacattggcggcggcggcggccggcgagtgGTCACGATCAAAGCGAATGAAGAAGACGACCGACGAAATGGAATCAAAGGCGCGATTCTTATTCAGGTTCAAAAATCAAAGGCACGATTTTTTAGGGATATTTTGGTTCACTGCCATATCTAAAAATTCGTAAGCGCTAAAATGCAGGCAACTTTTGCGAAGGACTCGCCTTGAACATCTTTGGTTTCTTACCAAATGGATTCAAATCAGGGAAAGTGCATTCCTCCGTCGAGCAGATATCTTCTCGTTTTATGTATATTATCTAAAtagtcaaaaaaaattaaaataaaataacagtatagattaatataaaatatatcactctatAAACATGtgtaagttaaaattcaacttatataagttataaaaaaataacaaatataactgTAGATAaatatttgtgaagtgatatattttatattaatctatgttattattctttttaaattttttataacgGTTTAAATGACATGCAAGTGATGAGAGGACAAATTGTGATACAGTGTTAGTAATCGGTAGCCGGAAAGTCGCCAGGCATTTGACTTCAATCCAGACAACTCAAGAATACTTTCGAGTTACCGAGCCCTGCTATTATTTTTTTGGCAAGAAATATAATTGATATCAATACAAAACACTGTCAAGAAGTACAGGTgtattttttttgcctttttatttatttgtcgATTAAAGTTGAACATTAAAAACAACGGCAAAAAAAAGTACTCCAAGGCCCAAGCAAATTGTTGCACAAATATAAGCAACTAATAATGCAAAACAGTTTAATAATTTATCTCTCCATTCAAACAAcaccacaaataaaaaaaaagtcaatctACTAAAATCTTGAAACTCGTGCACAAACTTGggttaaaaaattatattaagataaattaattattaaccTCATACGTCTGGAATGATATTTACGAATTTTTTGAAAGATCTACTAGTTTAACATAGAAGGGGACAACATCAATGATAACTAGGTGGTACCCCGCGTGTTGCTGCGGGATACATGAATAAAGTAAAAAATAGGCACGCCTGGCAGGATCTGTAACAAAAAAGGATTCAGTAATCATCATaagaatattttaataataataaagtaGCTATGGGTGATTGCTTCTTGGTGAACGAATTATGTTGGATGCAGCTGAGTAGACCCACATTGTCTATGAATTACAATCGATCATCATGTCAATGAACTTGGATGAAACAATTCAAATAGAAGAAAAATCTATAGTTTGCAAGGTAACACACTTGCAAATTGCAGAAAATCCCAAGTTAAGTAAGACAACAACGAATCCAGATACTCTgcagggcccacatgtcagtgagcagtACTGCAGATTACCCtcgggtccacatgtcagtgagcagtACTACAGGTGCAGTACTGCAGAGGACCCTTACTCAACAACAACAGtgttaaaatataatgaaaaatCAACCTACGTTGACATAACTTTTGAGTTGTCACAGTATTTACATGACCTCGCCAACATGAATGGCAAGTATTCCAAAAGATTGCACAACAACCGTGATGTACGGTGTTGCTAGCTGGACTTAGGTGCATATAGTGGCGATTGAGTACATAGTATCCATGTAGCAAGTAGCAACAAAATGAAAAAGGAACTAATGCAAAGAACAGGAAGTGATACTGCATATCTGGGTGAAATAAGAAAGAACATGGGCCACTTTTTATTCGTAAAAGTGTCATCAAGTATTGATACAGACCCAAGGATCGATCTAGACCGGCGTACGCGAGAGACATCAACCACCTCTCTCGTTAGCTAACAATTATGTACATTGTAACTGGGCCAACTTGGCTGCTCGCACAGGCCACGTGCGATGAAGGGCCTCCTCGCCTAATGGGCCCGACACCGAGCCTTGTGTATTATCGAGCCAACGCAGCTGTTGTGGGTCGCCGCGGCCTTATTCATTTTCCCTATATTTTTCACCCAAAAATATCATTTAATgtttacaaaactaatttgtAATCACTTTGAGCCATCATTTTAAGATATAAAATTGCTGAAAAATTTGTGTGtgcattttaatttatttctaacTAAATGGAACCAAGGAAAGAacctagaaaaataattaaggcTTCCAGTAAAAGTTTTTATCCATCATTCATCACACGCGGAATCAACTTCGGTAATTAGTTTCTTTTGGCAATATTTAGTTTTCTATTTATAATCACATCCATTTCCTAATCTACAAGGTATAAAATTCAGAGATATTTGTGATGTATATACAAATTTGAGTTGCACATGTGTTATAAGTACACAAGCAATCTTAACCATCCAAccatatttgtttgatattcaGTTCCAACAGACATATTTGCTAGTATACACACATGTATGCGTGTGTGAGAAAAAAACATTTAATATCTGTGTGTTTTTAGCggtttaaaagccaatgctttAAAATAAACTACAGCAACCCCCTCCCACCTAAAATCGAACTCAGACaaataagttttaaaaattatattttctctttcAGCTAAATGATGATCCTCCAATCCATCCTTTCATTAATATTTAACTTACACCACGCTAAGACAAAAGGATATTAGGTGCAAGGACTGTGATAGCCTAGCCAGCAAAAAGTCATCACAAACCACACGATAATAAGAGTATCATATAACAGGAGTACATGTGCAGATTCCAGCCGAAGACAGGACAGCAATAGTTTACAATAGTTTAGTGTGCTTACATAACGCACAGAAGCATTTCCaccaaagattttttttattttttttgaacttttttattttttaattttaaaaataacccCTTTCTAAAACTTATTTCTCGAATCTAAACCTTTTGGCCAAAACAATACTGAGTTTTATCCTGGCGTGGCCAAATAACGCTGTCACGCCAGCTAGACCGGCTTGACCAAATAACGCTATCACGCCGGTCTGGCTAGCGTGATAATGTTGTTTTGTCAACCCAGTCCGGCTAGCTGGGCCAAAAGGTTCATATCTTGAAATTAAGTTTTGAaaggatttatttttaaaattaaaaattgaaaaCGTTTAAAAAAAACCGTCTTCCACCAAACTCGGCATGCTTACACACTCCCatctattttaattttagcaATCAATGACCCAACTGCACCGGATGCAACAAATATGGCAGCAACATTACAGCCCCACATTAGCTTATCTCGAAATTCCCCTTTGGGCATCCCACAAGAAGTCAACAGCCTGTGTATATGCATGCCAGTACATATATGAAGGTGAATCTAGGGTGGAAAACAATAATAAGCCTTAAACTCAAAAGCTAACATACCGGTTGATACAATCTCTATCTTCAGTCTTCGCTCTCTCCACCTTCTCCACATCCTCAACAATTTCCCTTTGCACCATCTCCTCAAATTCATCAAATCGTTCGATCCTTTTGACCTGATTATCATTCAGTAGCTTGAACATCAAATTACAACAAGATTGATCAAGAAGTTGTGAATTCCTAGTGTTAGAGAGAAGCATTCATAGACTCAACATCAACAGCTGTTTCCAGCATGTCTTCCTAGTatattagggaataaaaaatATCTTCCTAGTATATTAGGGAATAAAAAGAACCAGCAGCATACTGCAGGGCTTAGAAGTTAGAAGCAGAGTTAGGGCTAGTGCTGCATAGCGCTTTGCAATCTAGTGAGTTATAAGAGTAGCCTTTACCAATGCAAGATATATTTTTCTGTTAGTAACTCTTCAAAATGATTGCATTCTCTGCACATGCTTTTATTACAAAGAAAAGAGCAGATTGATCTAACGTGAATCACACCCACATTTCTTTTAACTGTGTAGTTGTTTTTTTAGGTGTACGTATTTGAGACTGATGCATGTATGGGTATTATGTTTGCATTCTTAACATGTACTTCATAAACGTAGTTTCCTAACTTCGATTTGTGTTGGCAACTCGGCATGAACAAGTAAGCAAAAATCACATCATTCCTATAACATATCCTCCCTAAACTTTGAATAGAAGTCCATTTAGCACTTCAAACTTTAAAACAGGTCTCTACACCCTCGAATTTGCAATACCTTCGATATAACCCCCTAAAGTGAACTTTGTGGTTTTACTTATGTGGGATATACATTTGAACAGACACTAAAATCTACCGGAACAATGCCACCATGTCAACACAGTGTCGTCCTCCTTTGCCAAAATAAGGAGTGAGAATTAATGAGGCACCAAAGTGTCGTCTTAATTTGCCAATACCGCTCAAAGCTTCCCCATAGGCAAAACCACCATGAAAAAAAGAACCCATTTTAAGGGGTTATATAGATGGACTTGTATGTGgccatctttttcctttttctcttgtaTGTGGCCATCCGATGCTAAGGTTTGCCTAAAAAACACATCGATTTCCCATCAATTGCTTCCTTGTCGCTGCTAATTGTAACTCCGTCTTGTCTGATCCCACTGCAATGCATGCTTCTGGAGGCAAGGAAGTACGATCCTAACAAGATAATGCAAGTGTGGGCAAAGATGCTGAGATGGAAAGGAAAGAGTTTGGAGCTAACATGATCTGGGAGGTGTTAGAGATTTAGAGACCATTTTAGATGATAGGTTACAACTTACAACGTCTAATTAATTTTTGGTTTGTTCTTGATTCACTATTGGGTTGTTGTGGTCAGAAGTTTAAGTTCGATGAACTCAAAGACATGATCGAGTACTACCCTCAGAGCTACCATGCTACTGATCGTGAAGGCTGACCGGTGTACATCGAGAAGCCTGGCAAGGTTGATTGAAACAAGCTGATGCAGATCACCTCAGCGGATGTCCATGTTGTGGTATATATACCAATGACAGGGCTCCAAAATTCTGAATATTTGTGTATTGTCTGTACTATTGAATTTGTCATTCCATCAGTTTATTTCTACTGTTGTTGCGTTGTTTGTTGTTGCAGGGGCTAAAGAATTTCTCAAACACCGCAAAGGAGCTTGTTCACCATATGCAGAAAATAGACAATGGCTaggtaattttatatttcaacGGATGTGCTGTgtatggtgtttttttttttgagaaatgcCAAGTTGGAAAGGAATGACATGAGCAACTACATTTGCCAATTGCAGAAAATATTGGTTTTGAGCTATTGCTGTATCAAGCAGACATACTGAAAGGCATATGACTTTAGTAAGGGTTGATATTGATCTGTTCTTTACATTGGCAAGAAATTGACCAGGATATTTGCAGGATGTTGATGAAGGAAGATAATTGCAAtagtttttttgcaaaagtaaAGTTGGATCAGATTATTGTGATGGTCTTCAGTGTGTTGGCTTCAGTTCTTCAGTTCCCTTGCCTGCTAATgagttctctcttttttttttgaaacctacTAATGAGTTCTATAAATGAATTTTTAGGAGGAATAGAATATTTGATCCTTGATATGCTAATGAGTTCGGGCATTTTTCAGTATCGAAGGGTACTGTAGGATATACTATATAAATGATTATTTTAAGAGGCAATTGCTATCGCTTGACTTCAGTTCTTCGCTATTTATAAAACACATTCTATAGTGTCCTTGTTAGGGACAACCGggagcagttttttttttcaaatgaaccTGGAGCTATGGTTGATGAATCATGAATAATAACTCGTGTTTAATATTAATCCTTCTATTTTGTGCTTGTTTGAAAAAGCATATATTGTATTCTTTTGGTTGTTTAATTTGTATTACTGAATGCTATCGTAGCGTTAGCAGTAGCACAGGCAAATTACTAGTGTTGAATAATTTAGGCAATGAGCAAGGCAAGGCAGAGGCACAGGAAGAGATTGGTTTAGATTGGCGCGCGTCTTTAACAGCTAGCACATCCTCACTCAACAATCAAAAGTGACAGGTAAATTGGTCGGCTTAGTTGTAGTTGTAGTATATATACTCCGTTGTCAAACTAACTAGTACGAGTACTAGGTATATATtacaaaaagaagagagaaaaaaagggaggggGCTAGTAGTGGAGAGGAAAGGGGAATAATTTGATACTCTTGGAAGCGCCGGTCACCAGAAACATAAACAGAAAAGGGAGGAGGATGATGGTAACAGATACCTTtcccgaggaggaggaagacaagCTGCTGCAGAAGGATCGGGAGCGGTGGCGGAGAAGCCTCTGGGACACGGCGCGGCTGAGCATCCACGCCGCCGACATCGCTAGGGTTCGGTGGTTTCCTCTCTTTCGATTCGAGttggaggttttttttttttttttttggatatagGATATTATGTGCATTATGCAGTAGGCTACCAAAGATGATGGGCCGGGCCTACCCAGGCAGAGTTAAAGCCCAAAACCGagtcctctccccctctcttttctttctagTCTACTACGAgtagatctctctctctccgtgtcTGTGAGGTGCAAAGCGTGGAACCCTAGATCTGATGGCGTTGCGATCGGTGTTGGCCGGAAGGTTGATGGTGGCGGCTAACCGCGCCTTCCGCGGCAGGCccgtctccaccaccaccaaggaACGGCTGGAGGTAAGTAATTGATTAGCTTGTTCATGTTGTTGCTTCTAATTTAATTGGGTATCACCTTTTGATATCGATCGATTAATTtgttgtctctctctctctcccttgccCTCGAGGAATTTGAtcgatcgattttttttttggtgaattAAGTTGAAGATGAGCAGCTATCCCTGGACGCAAAACGCGATGGACAACAGGCTGCGGGAGGGCTGTGCCATGGCTGTCGATAACCACAATCGGAGGATCATGAGGCTTGCTAACCCTTACAGTGGGTATGTTTGTACCTTATTATATATTCTCTCTCTTCTTAACCTTTAATTAATTCGAGACTACTCAATATTATAATGTTCGCTCGCTGCTAATTAATCTCCTATTATCCCCAACTCAACAGCACAATCGATCGATCTACGCGTTGCATGAACTAATCTATCTCCATTCACATACATTGATCGCAGGCCAGCTGATGGAGACATCCTGTATAACTGGGCTTGGAGTAACAATATTTCTTTCCTTATCATTCTCTGCTCGTGCTTTGGATTGTGTCATGCTGTGCTCCATCTGCCGCATCACGCGTCCAACAATGTGTCCACAGCATAACTAGCTAGGAGGTTTTATTATGCTATAACTACACAAATGTAATGTCCTGCTGACCGAAACTAGTTAAAGCCACCATTGAGGTTCTGTTGGATATCATACTCTCTATCTCTTAATGTACTCTACTCCTATACCTACTATACCGCCTTAATTTGTATGCTATCGTGATAACTTGATAGTTGCTTTCTATGTTAGCTTTATATATGTTTCTGGATTTTCTGTTGTGTCTGCCCCAAAATACAACTTGCTCAGTTGATATTTCTCATGCTATCTTTTGATGATATGTTCACTACGTCGGTTAACATGGCAGCAATATTTTACTTATTATGCAATGAACATAATGGATCTCTTATTGCAAAATCAATGTCTTACTTCATGGATATGAGAGAATAGGTGAACAGTCGGAAGGATCAAtaaatctctctttttttcatatACATTCATGGTTTAGGCACATCTTTCTTGTGTTATTACTTATTAGACTGGAATATCATCAAGCTAGAATGTGGCCACCTACTACTAGTATCTTACAGCATATTATAGATTCATAGTACCCTACTATGATATTGAGCTTGGATTTGGCACACTTCGTGCCTGCATGACTATTTAACATGAACAATAGTAGAATGTGTGGCTTCGAAATTAAAGCTACCTCCTTAGGTCCCTCTTACCTGATAGGGCAAATGTTTCCAGTAATTTTGACTCTCTTGCCCTGCTGCTGAAGATGAACACAA
The window above is part of the Oryza sativa Japonica Group chromosome 7, ASM3414082v1 genome. Proteins encoded here:
- the LOC9272471 gene encoding uncharacterized protein, with amino-acid sequence MNPHKNRRTRFQANVTIRKICNDSSWWYNSCEKCLRVVKPFGYTYKCTGCYNIAMAVPRYKLSVLAGDDTADAVFILFGKIAQRIVRKPVELLVEQTPRESKFILDAITALLEISFTWNVSFTENTLRTGDVSFQVNSVISMSVLGEPLMLMSPGPADSPGSSAIMSPGPSTSIMSPTRTSEIAISSPPLATIASPVTRRAAPQTPTSILSLATTEQASHVDPLSPPMTQAVASESTEMKQKAIIISDDITLPLAASIPNSSTKKRTRPLQASPTAKKLFTDDGAQEKEVTDSLSDTA
- the LOC136357276 gene encoding uncharacterized protein; this translates as MRRRGSDQAAAPAPPPLRLLDPPAPPSATHDAGLRALGLLDFVRLDLASPRPDLVAELVANYNALTKRSEVRGGSIVVSRVAFAEALALPRTRPDIRAVKLDTADRLVREVDRAAERVRRGEAHWVDWATLLCELAENEMREMARWRRTDACRNGAYWQRLIWAQNPDLFAPPPPPAVSKKMQGIAATSKKLNQDDDDDTKSKMTDEMPAMESLNQAPAINDELQAIRKQLIHALEELTSGRASIGIRRMGELDPKAFANACTQTLTKKQLDSALLYSKWEAEISDSSWHPFRVININGKNKIP
- the LOC4342242 gene encoding uncharacterized protein — protein: MSAAWMLSRAVSQRLLRHRSRSFCSSLSSSSSGKVKRIERFDEFEEMVQREIVEDVEKVERAKTEDRDCINRLLTSCGMPKGEFRDKLMWGCNVAAIFVASGAVGSLIAKIKIDGSV